One window of Phycodurus eques isolate BA_2022a chromosome 17, UOR_Pequ_1.1, whole genome shotgun sequence genomic DNA carries:
- the serpinf1 gene encoding pigment epithelium-derived factor, which translates to MKWTTSLLLLGLVVLVVVQAQTEDEPAGSEDEQAEHVELFTTPTTKMAAATSDFGYNLFRALASHRSNADANVFLAPISVSAVLTQLAMGASEHAQRQLFRALRYHTLQDPQLHNTLRDLLTSIKTGHKGLSAAARIYLARRLRLKQDFFTVVEQQYGIRPKALQGGSRDTNDINVWVATETGNKVQRLLAKPLPRKPGVNAVAGAYFKGKWVTAFQPQSLQNFQQEGKAPVRVPMLEQNNYPIKMGMDSDLSCTIAQILLENQVSMFVFLPQEVTSNLTALEDTLTAEFVQDLSSTLHATHVTLTMPVLKFSYATDLMTLLPDVGLTDWLANQDLEKIAAQPARLVTINHKVVMETGAEGDQSAPATSATSHLTYRVDRPFLFLIRDEASGALLFIGRVIKPKDLTV; encoded by the exons atGAAGTGGACAACATCCCTTCTGCTTTTGGGCCTGGTGGTCTTGGTCGTGGTTCAG GCACAGACAGAGGACGAGCCGGCGGGCAGCGAGGATGAACAAGCGGAACATGTGGAGCTCTTCACTACACCCACCACCAAGATGGCCGCCGCCACCTCGGACTTTGGATACAACCTTTTCCGTGCGCTGGCATCCCACCGGAGCAATGCCGATGCTAACGTCTTCCTTGCGCCCATCAGCGTCTCTGCAGTCCTCACCCAGCTGGCCATGG GCGCTTCTGAGCATGCCCAGAGGCAGCTCTTCCGGGCCTTGAGGTACCACACCCTGCAGGACCCTCAGCTCCACAACACTCTGAGGGATCTACTGACCTCCATCAAGACGGGTCACAAAGGACTGAGCGCCGCTGCCCGCATCTACCTGGCCAGAC GTTTACGCCTCAAGCAGGATTTTTTCACAGTGGTGGAGCAGCAATATGGCATTCGACCTAAAGCCCTGCAGGGTGGATCTCGCGACACCAATGACATCAATGTCTGGGTCGCCACAGAGACGGGCAACAAAGTGCAGCGCCTCCTGGCCAAGCCCTTGCCCCGAAAACCTGGAGTCAACGCTGTGGCTGGCGCCTACTTTAAAG GGAAGTGGGTGACAGCGTTCCAACCTCAGTCGCTGCAGAACTTCCAACAAGAGGGCAAAGCGCCCGTCCGGGTTCCCATGTTGGAACAGAACAACTACCCCATCAAGATGGGCATGGACTCTGACCTGAGCTGCACG ATCGCACAGATCCTCCTGGAGAACCAGGTGAGCATGTTCGTGTTCCTTCCTCAAGAAGTTACGTCCAACCTGACCGCACTGGAGGACACGCTGACCGCAGAGTTCGTGCAAGACTTGAGCAGCACACTACACGCGACACACGTCACCCTCACCATGCCCGTCCTCAAGTTCAGCTACGCCACAGACCTCATGACGCTGCTCCCTGACGTGG GGCTCACCGATTGGCTGGCTAACCAGGACTTGGAGAAGATCGCGGCGCAGCCCGCCAGGCTGGTCACCATCAATCACAAGGTCGTCATGGAGACGGGGGCCGAGGGCGACCAATCGGCGCCCGCCACCTCCGCCACCAGTCACCTGACCTACCGCGTGGACcgccccttcctcttcctcattcGCGACGAAGCCTCGGGGGCCCTGCTCTTCATCGGCAGAGTGATCAAGCCCAAAGACCTGACAGTCtaa